One genomic segment of Pongo pygmaeus isolate AG05252 chromosome 19, NHGRI_mPonPyg2-v2.0_pri, whole genome shotgun sequence includes these proteins:
- the RNF227 gene encoding RING finger protein 227, protein MQLLVRVPSLPERGELDCNICYRPFNLGGRAPRRLPGTARARCGHTLCTACLRELAARGDGGGAAARVVRLRRVVTCPFCRAHSQLPHGGVTEMALDSDLWSRLEEKARAKCERDEAGNPAKESSDADGEAEEEGESEKGAGPRSAGWRALRRLWDRVLAPARRWRRPLPSNVLYCPEIKDIAHLTRCTL, encoded by the exons ATGCAGCTCTTGGTGAGGGTACCCTCTCTTCCGGAGCGGGGCGAGCTGGACTGCAACATCTGCTACCGTCCTTTCAACCTCGGGGGCCGCGCGCCCCGCCGCCTGCCCGGAACGGCGCGCGCCCGCTGCGGCCACACGCTCTGCACCGCCTGCCTCCGCGAGCTGGCGGCGCGCGGGGACGGCGGCGGGGCGGCCGCGCGCGTGGTGCGCCTGCGCCGCGTGGTCACGTGCCCCTTCTGCCGCGCGCACTCGCAGCTCCCTCACGGCGGCGTCACGGAGATGGCTCTTGACTCGGACTTGTGGTCGCGATTGGAGGAAAAAGCGCGGGCCAAGTGCGAACGAGATGAGGCTGGGAACCCGGCCAAGGAAAGCAGCGACGCTGACGGAGAGgcggaggaggaaggggagagcgAGAAGGGGGCGGGGCCTAGGAGTGCTGGGTGGCGCGCGCTCCGGCGGCTCTGGGACAGGGTCCTGGCGCCTGCGCGGCGCTGGAGGCGTCCGCTGCCTAGCAACG TGCTCTACTGTCCGGAGATCAAGGACATTGCCCACCTGACCCGTTGCACGTTGTAA
- the KCNAB3 gene encoding voltage-gated potassium channel subunit beta-3 isoform X5 translates to MQVSIACTEQNLRSRSSEDRLCGPRPGPGGGNGGPAGGGHGNPPGGGGSGPKARAALVPRPPAPAGALRESTGRGTGMKYRNLGKSGLRVSCLGLGTWVTFGSQISDETAEDVLTVAYEHGVNLFDTAEVYAAGKAERTLGNILKSKGWRRSSYVITTKIFWGGQAETERGLSRKHIIEGLRGSLERLQLGYVDIVFANRSDPNCPMEEIVRAMTYVINQGLALYWGTSQWGAAEIMEAYSMARQFNLIPPVCEQAEHHLFQREKVEMQLPELYHKIGVGSVTWYPLACGLITSKYDGRVPDTCRASIKGYQWLKDKVQSEDGKKQQAKVMDLLPVAHQLGCTVAQLAIAWCLRSEGVSSVLLGVSSAEQLIEHLGALQVLSQLTPQTVMEIDGLLGNKPHSKK, encoded by the exons ATGCAAGTGTCTATCGCGTGTACCGAGCAGAACCTTCGCAGCCGGAGCAGTGAGGACCGTCTGTGTGGACCCCGGCCGGGCCCCGGGGGCGGTAATGGCGGGCCGGCCGGCGGGGGGCACGGGAATCCTCCGGGGGGTGGAGGGTCTGGCCCCAAGGCCCGAGCTGCACTGGTTCCCCGACCCCCAGCGCCCGCTGGGGCCCTCCGAGAGAGCACCGGCCGAGGCACTGGCATGAAATACAG GAACCTAGGGAAGTCTGGTCTTCGGGTATCCTGTCTTGGCCTAG GTACCTGGGTCACATTTGGTTCTCAGATCTCAGATGAG aCAGCAGAGGATGTGCTGACTGTAGCCTATGAGCATGGTGTAAACCTGTTTGACACCGCCGAAGTGTACGCAGCAGGAAA GGCTGAAAGAACCCTAGGCAACATCCTTAAGAGCAAAGGTTGGAG GAGATCAAGCTATGTCATCACTACCAAGATTTTTTGGGGAGGACA GGCAGAAACCGAGCGAGGTTTAAGCCGAAAGCACATCATTGAGG GCTTGCGAGGATCCCTGGAACGCCTCCAGCTGGGATACGTGGACATTGTCTTTGCCAATCGCTCAGACCCCAACTGTCCTATGGAGG AGATTGTGCGAGCCATGACTTATGTCATCAACCAGGGCCTGGCCCTATACTGGGGGACATCCCAATGGGGGGCTGCAGAAATCATG GAGGCCTACTCCATGGCCAGACAGTTCAATCTGATTCCTCCAGTGTGTGAACAAGCGGAGCACCATCTGTTTCAGAGGGAGAAGGTGGAGATGCAGCTGCCAGAGCTCTACCACAAGATTG GAGTTGGATCAGTCACTTGGTACCCTCTAGCCTGTGGTCTCATTACTAGCAAGTATGATGGGCGAGTCCCAGATACCTGCAGGGCCTCCATCAAG GGCTACCAGTGGCTCAAGGACAAAGTGCAGAGTGAAGATGGCAAGAAGCAACAAGCCAAAGTCATGGACCTTCTTCCTGTCGCTCACCAGCTGGGCTGCACCGTGGCCCAGCTTGCTATTG CGTGGTGTCTCCGTAGTGAGGGTGTCAGCTCTGTCTTGCTGGGGGTGTCGAGTGCGGAGCAGTTGATAGAACACCTGGGCGCGCTACAG GTGCTGAGCCAGCTGACCCCGCAGACGGTGATGGAAATAGACGGGCTCCTGGGAAACAAGCCACATTCCAAGAAGTAG
- the KCNAB3 gene encoding voltage-gated potassium channel subunit beta-3 isoform X2 produces the protein MQVSIACTEQNLRSRSSEDRLCGPRPGPGGGNGGPAGGGHGNPPGGGGSGPKARAALVPRPPAPAGALRESTGRGTGMKYRNLGKSGLRVSCLGLGTWVTFGSQISDETAEDVLTVAYEHGVNLFDTAEVYAAGKAERTLGNILKSKGWRRSSYVITTKIFWGGQLARIPGTPPAGIRGHCLCQSLRPQLSYGGDCASHDLCHQPGPGPILGDIPMGGCRNHGECVTPPCPCPTTDSHFSRGYSKVHCTGGEGREENGSSALTTFFSPTPTQEAYSMARQFNLIPPVCEQAEHHLFQREKVEMQLPELYHKIGVGSVTWYPLACGLITSKYDGRVPDTCRASIKGYQWLKDKVQSEDGKKQQAKVMDLLPVAHQLGCTVAQLAIAWCLRSEGVSSVLLGVSSAEQLIEHLGALQVLSQLTPQTVMEIDGLLGNKPHSKK, from the exons ATGCAAGTGTCTATCGCGTGTACCGAGCAGAACCTTCGCAGCCGGAGCAGTGAGGACCGTCTGTGTGGACCCCGGCCGGGCCCCGGGGGCGGTAATGGCGGGCCGGCCGGCGGGGGGCACGGGAATCCTCCGGGGGGTGGAGGGTCTGGCCCCAAGGCCCGAGCTGCACTGGTTCCCCGACCCCCAGCGCCCGCTGGGGCCCTCCGAGAGAGCACCGGCCGAGGCACTGGCATGAAATACAG GAACCTAGGGAAGTCTGGTCTTCGGGTATCCTGTCTTGGCCTAG GTACCTGGGTCACATTTGGTTCTCAGATCTCAGATGAG aCAGCAGAGGATGTGCTGACTGTAGCCTATGAGCATGGTGTAAACCTGTTTGACACCGCCGAAGTGTACGCAGCAGGAAA GGCTGAAAGAACCCTAGGCAACATCCTTAAGAGCAAAGGTTGGAG GAGATCAAGCTATGTCATCACTACCAAGATTTTTTGGGGAGGACA GCTTGCGAGGATCCCTGGAACGCCTCCAGCTGGGATACGTGGACATTGTCTTTGCCAATCGCTCAGACCCCAACTGTCCTATGGAGG AGATTGTGCGAGCCATGACTTATGTCATCAACCAGGGCCTGGCCCTATACTGGGGGACATCCCAATGGGGGGCTGCAGAAATCATGGTGAGTGTGTGACCCCACCTTGCCCCTGTCCCACAACTGATTCCCACTTTTCACGTGGTTACTCCAAAGTCCACTGCACTGGGGgagaaggcagagaagaaaaCGGAAGTAGTGCTCTGACCACTTTCTTTTCCCCAACCCCAACCCAGGAGGCCTACTCCATGGCCAGACAGTTCAATCTGATTCCTCCAGTGTGTGAACAAGCGGAGCACCATCTGTTTCAGAGGGAGAAGGTGGAGATGCAGCTGCCAGAGCTCTACCACAAGATTG GAGTTGGATCAGTCACTTGGTACCCTCTAGCCTGTGGTCTCATTACTAGCAAGTATGATGGGCGAGTCCCAGATACCTGCAGGGCCTCCATCAAG GGCTACCAGTGGCTCAAGGACAAAGTGCAGAGTGAAGATGGCAAGAAGCAACAAGCCAAAGTCATGGACCTTCTTCCTGTCGCTCACCAGCTGGGCTGCACCGTGGCCCAGCTTGCTATTG CGTGGTGTCTCCGTAGTGAGGGTGTCAGCTCTGTCTTGCTGGGGGTGTCGAGTGCGGAGCAGTTGATAGAACACCTGGGCGCGCTACAG GTGCTGAGCCAGCTGACCCCGCAGACGGTGATGGAAATAGACGGGCTCCTGGGAAACAAGCCACATTCCAAGAAGTAG
- the KCNAB3 gene encoding voltage-gated potassium channel subunit beta-3 isoform X7, translating to MQVSIACTEQNLRSRSSEDRLCGPRPGPGGGNGGPAGGGHGNPPGGGGSGPKARAALVPRPPAPAGALRESTGRGTGMKYRNLGKSGLRVSCLGLGTWVTFGSQISDETAEDVLTVAYEHGVNLFDTAEVYAAGKAERTLGNILKSKGWRRSSYVITTKIFWGGQAETERGLSRKHIIEEIVRAMTYVINQGLALYWGTSQWGAAEIMEAYSMARQFNLIPPVCEQAEHHLFQREKVEMQLPELYHKIGVGSVTWYPLACGLITSKYDGRVPDTCRASIKGYQWLKDKVQSEDGKKQQAKVMDLLPVAHQLGCTVAQLAIAWCLRSEGVSSVLLGVSSAEQLIEHLGALQVLSQLTPQTVMEIDGLLGNKPHSKK from the exons ATGCAAGTGTCTATCGCGTGTACCGAGCAGAACCTTCGCAGCCGGAGCAGTGAGGACCGTCTGTGTGGACCCCGGCCGGGCCCCGGGGGCGGTAATGGCGGGCCGGCCGGCGGGGGGCACGGGAATCCTCCGGGGGGTGGAGGGTCTGGCCCCAAGGCCCGAGCTGCACTGGTTCCCCGACCCCCAGCGCCCGCTGGGGCCCTCCGAGAGAGCACCGGCCGAGGCACTGGCATGAAATACAG GAACCTAGGGAAGTCTGGTCTTCGGGTATCCTGTCTTGGCCTAG GTACCTGGGTCACATTTGGTTCTCAGATCTCAGATGAG aCAGCAGAGGATGTGCTGACTGTAGCCTATGAGCATGGTGTAAACCTGTTTGACACCGCCGAAGTGTACGCAGCAGGAAA GGCTGAAAGAACCCTAGGCAACATCCTTAAGAGCAAAGGTTGGAG GAGATCAAGCTATGTCATCACTACCAAGATTTTTTGGGGAGGACA GGCAGAAACCGAGCGAGGTTTAAGCCGAAAGCACATCATTGAGG AGATTGTGCGAGCCATGACTTATGTCATCAACCAGGGCCTGGCCCTATACTGGGGGACATCCCAATGGGGGGCTGCAGAAATCATG GAGGCCTACTCCATGGCCAGACAGTTCAATCTGATTCCTCCAGTGTGTGAACAAGCGGAGCACCATCTGTTTCAGAGGGAGAAGGTGGAGATGCAGCTGCCAGAGCTCTACCACAAGATTG GAGTTGGATCAGTCACTTGGTACCCTCTAGCCTGTGGTCTCATTACTAGCAAGTATGATGGGCGAGTCCCAGATACCTGCAGGGCCTCCATCAAG GGCTACCAGTGGCTCAAGGACAAAGTGCAGAGTGAAGATGGCAAGAAGCAACAAGCCAAAGTCATGGACCTTCTTCCTGTCGCTCACCAGCTGGGCTGCACCGTGGCCCAGCTTGCTATTG CGTGGTGTCTCCGTAGTGAGGGTGTCAGCTCTGTCTTGCTGGGGGTGTCGAGTGCGGAGCAGTTGATAGAACACCTGGGCGCGCTACAG GTGCTGAGCCAGCTGACCCCGCAGACGGTGATGGAAATAGACGGGCTCCTGGGAAACAAGCCACATTCCAAGAAGTAG
- the KCNAB3 gene encoding voltage-gated potassium channel subunit beta-3 isoform X4, with protein sequence MQVSIACTEQNLRSRSSEDRLCGPRPGPGGGNGGPAGGGHGNPPGGGGSGPKARAALVPRPPAPAGALRESTGRGTGMKYRNLGKSGLRVSCLGLGTWVTFGSQISDETAEDVLTVAYEHGVNLFDTAEVYAAGKAERTLGNILKSKGWRRSSYVITTKIFWGGQAETERGLSRKHIIEGLRGSLERLQLGYVDIVFANRSDPNCPMEEIVRAMTYVINQGLALYWGTSQWGAAEIMEAYSMARQFNLIPPVCEQAEHHLFQREKVEMQLPELYHKIGVGSVTWYPLACGLITSKYDGRVPDTCRASIKGYQWLKDKVQSEDGKKQQAKVMDLLPVAHQLGCTVAQLAIAWCLRSEGVSSVLLGVSSAEQLIEHLGALQVSRGLRGRASLSPSPGVKATLCNSGWLYKVTHYKVLTCRC encoded by the exons ATGCAAGTGTCTATCGCGTGTACCGAGCAGAACCTTCGCAGCCGGAGCAGTGAGGACCGTCTGTGTGGACCCCGGCCGGGCCCCGGGGGCGGTAATGGCGGGCCGGCCGGCGGGGGGCACGGGAATCCTCCGGGGGGTGGAGGGTCTGGCCCCAAGGCCCGAGCTGCACTGGTTCCCCGACCCCCAGCGCCCGCTGGGGCCCTCCGAGAGAGCACCGGCCGAGGCACTGGCATGAAATACAG GAACCTAGGGAAGTCTGGTCTTCGGGTATCCTGTCTTGGCCTAG GTACCTGGGTCACATTTGGTTCTCAGATCTCAGATGAG aCAGCAGAGGATGTGCTGACTGTAGCCTATGAGCATGGTGTAAACCTGTTTGACACCGCCGAAGTGTACGCAGCAGGAAA GGCTGAAAGAACCCTAGGCAACATCCTTAAGAGCAAAGGTTGGAG GAGATCAAGCTATGTCATCACTACCAAGATTTTTTGGGGAGGACA GGCAGAAACCGAGCGAGGTTTAAGCCGAAAGCACATCATTGAGG GCTTGCGAGGATCCCTGGAACGCCTCCAGCTGGGATACGTGGACATTGTCTTTGCCAATCGCTCAGACCCCAACTGTCCTATGGAGG AGATTGTGCGAGCCATGACTTATGTCATCAACCAGGGCCTGGCCCTATACTGGGGGACATCCCAATGGGGGGCTGCAGAAATCATG GAGGCCTACTCCATGGCCAGACAGTTCAATCTGATTCCTCCAGTGTGTGAACAAGCGGAGCACCATCTGTTTCAGAGGGAGAAGGTGGAGATGCAGCTGCCAGAGCTCTACCACAAGATTG GAGTTGGATCAGTCACTTGGTACCCTCTAGCCTGTGGTCTCATTACTAGCAAGTATGATGGGCGAGTCCCAGATACCTGCAGGGCCTCCATCAAG GGCTACCAGTGGCTCAAGGACAAAGTGCAGAGTGAAGATGGCAAGAAGCAACAAGCCAAAGTCATGGACCTTCTTCCTGTCGCTCACCAGCTGGGCTGCACCGTGGCCCAGCTTGCTATTG CGTGGTGTCTCCGTAGTGAGGGTGTCAGCTCTGTCTTGCTGGGGGTGTCGAGTGCGGAGCAGTTGATAGAACACCTGGGCGCGCTACAGGTGAGCCGGGGACTCAGAGGCAGAGCCTCTCTGTCCCCCTCCCCAGGAGTCAAAGCCACGCTATGCAACTCAGGATGGCTCTATAAGGTCACACACTACAAAGTCCTCACTTGCAG GTGCTGA
- the KCNAB3 gene encoding voltage-gated potassium channel subunit beta-3 isoform X1, with amino-acid sequence MQVSIACTEQNLRSRSSEDRLCGPRPGPGGGNGGPAGGGHGNPPGGGGSGPKARAALVPRPPAPAGALRESTGRGTGMKYRNLGKSGLRVSCLGLGTWVTFGSQISDETAEDVLTVAYEHGVNLFDTAEVYAAGKAERTLGNILKSKGWRRSSYVITTKIFWGGQLARIPGTPPAGIRGHCLCQSLRPQLSYGGDCASHDLCHQPGPGPILGDIPMGGCRNHGECVTPPCPCPTTDSHFSRGYSKVHCTGGEGREENGSSALTTFFSPTPTQEAYSMARQFNLIPPVCEQAEHHLFQREKVEMQLPELYHKIGVGSVTWYPLACGLITSKYDGRVPDTCRASIKGYQWLKDKVQSEDGKKQQAKVMDLLPVAHQLGCTVAQLAIAWCLRSEGVSSVLLGVSSAEQLIEHLGALQVSRGLRGRASLSPSPGVKATLCNSGWLYKVTHYKVLTCRC; translated from the exons ATGCAAGTGTCTATCGCGTGTACCGAGCAGAACCTTCGCAGCCGGAGCAGTGAGGACCGTCTGTGTGGACCCCGGCCGGGCCCCGGGGGCGGTAATGGCGGGCCGGCCGGCGGGGGGCACGGGAATCCTCCGGGGGGTGGAGGGTCTGGCCCCAAGGCCCGAGCTGCACTGGTTCCCCGACCCCCAGCGCCCGCTGGGGCCCTCCGAGAGAGCACCGGCCGAGGCACTGGCATGAAATACAG GAACCTAGGGAAGTCTGGTCTTCGGGTATCCTGTCTTGGCCTAG GTACCTGGGTCACATTTGGTTCTCAGATCTCAGATGAG aCAGCAGAGGATGTGCTGACTGTAGCCTATGAGCATGGTGTAAACCTGTTTGACACCGCCGAAGTGTACGCAGCAGGAAA GGCTGAAAGAACCCTAGGCAACATCCTTAAGAGCAAAGGTTGGAG GAGATCAAGCTATGTCATCACTACCAAGATTTTTTGGGGAGGACA GCTTGCGAGGATCCCTGGAACGCCTCCAGCTGGGATACGTGGACATTGTCTTTGCCAATCGCTCAGACCCCAACTGTCCTATGGAGG AGATTGTGCGAGCCATGACTTATGTCATCAACCAGGGCCTGGCCCTATACTGGGGGACATCCCAATGGGGGGCTGCAGAAATCATGGTGAGTGTGTGACCCCACCTTGCCCCTGTCCCACAACTGATTCCCACTTTTCACGTGGTTACTCCAAAGTCCACTGCACTGGGGgagaaggcagagaagaaaaCGGAAGTAGTGCTCTGACCACTTTCTTTTCCCCAACCCCAACCCAGGAGGCCTACTCCATGGCCAGACAGTTCAATCTGATTCCTCCAGTGTGTGAACAAGCGGAGCACCATCTGTTTCAGAGGGAGAAGGTGGAGATGCAGCTGCCAGAGCTCTACCACAAGATTG GAGTTGGATCAGTCACTTGGTACCCTCTAGCCTGTGGTCTCATTACTAGCAAGTATGATGGGCGAGTCCCAGATACCTGCAGGGCCTCCATCAAG GGCTACCAGTGGCTCAAGGACAAAGTGCAGAGTGAAGATGGCAAGAAGCAACAAGCCAAAGTCATGGACCTTCTTCCTGTCGCTCACCAGCTGGGCTGCACCGTGGCCCAGCTTGCTATTG CGTGGTGTCTCCGTAGTGAGGGTGTCAGCTCTGTCTTGCTGGGGGTGTCGAGTGCGGAGCAGTTGATAGAACACCTGGGCGCGCTACAGGTGAGCCGGGGACTCAGAGGCAGAGCCTCTCTGTCCCCCTCCCCAGGAGTCAAAGCCACGCTATGCAACTCAGGATGGCTCTATAAGGTCACACACTACAAAGTCCTCACTTGCAG GTGCTGA
- the KCNAB3 gene encoding voltage-gated potassium channel subunit beta-3 isoform X6: MQVSIACTEQNLRSRSSEDRLCGPRPGPGGGNGGPAGGGHGNPPGGGGSGPKARAALVPRPPAPAGALRESTGRGTGMKYRNLGKSGLRVSCLGLGTWVTFGSQISDETAEDVLTVAYEHGVNLFDTAEVYAAGKAERTLGNILKSKGWRRSSYVITTKIFWGGQAETERGLSRKHIIEEIVRAMTYVINQGLALYWGTSQWGAAEIMEAYSMARQFNLIPPVCEQAEHHLFQREKVEMQLPELYHKIGVGSVTWYPLACGLITSKYDGRVPDTCRASIKGYQWLKDKVQSEDGKKQQAKVMDLLPVAHQLGCTVAQLAIAWCLRSEGVSSVLLGVSSAEQLIEHLGALQVSRGLRGRASLSPSPGVKATLCNSGWLYKVTHYKVLTCRC; the protein is encoded by the exons ATGCAAGTGTCTATCGCGTGTACCGAGCAGAACCTTCGCAGCCGGAGCAGTGAGGACCGTCTGTGTGGACCCCGGCCGGGCCCCGGGGGCGGTAATGGCGGGCCGGCCGGCGGGGGGCACGGGAATCCTCCGGGGGGTGGAGGGTCTGGCCCCAAGGCCCGAGCTGCACTGGTTCCCCGACCCCCAGCGCCCGCTGGGGCCCTCCGAGAGAGCACCGGCCGAGGCACTGGCATGAAATACAG GAACCTAGGGAAGTCTGGTCTTCGGGTATCCTGTCTTGGCCTAG GTACCTGGGTCACATTTGGTTCTCAGATCTCAGATGAG aCAGCAGAGGATGTGCTGACTGTAGCCTATGAGCATGGTGTAAACCTGTTTGACACCGCCGAAGTGTACGCAGCAGGAAA GGCTGAAAGAACCCTAGGCAACATCCTTAAGAGCAAAGGTTGGAG GAGATCAAGCTATGTCATCACTACCAAGATTTTTTGGGGAGGACA GGCAGAAACCGAGCGAGGTTTAAGCCGAAAGCACATCATTGAGG AGATTGTGCGAGCCATGACTTATGTCATCAACCAGGGCCTGGCCCTATACTGGGGGACATCCCAATGGGGGGCTGCAGAAATCATG GAGGCCTACTCCATGGCCAGACAGTTCAATCTGATTCCTCCAGTGTGTGAACAAGCGGAGCACCATCTGTTTCAGAGGGAGAAGGTGGAGATGCAGCTGCCAGAGCTCTACCACAAGATTG GAGTTGGATCAGTCACTTGGTACCCTCTAGCCTGTGGTCTCATTACTAGCAAGTATGATGGGCGAGTCCCAGATACCTGCAGGGCCTCCATCAAG GGCTACCAGTGGCTCAAGGACAAAGTGCAGAGTGAAGATGGCAAGAAGCAACAAGCCAAAGTCATGGACCTTCTTCCTGTCGCTCACCAGCTGGGCTGCACCGTGGCCCAGCTTGCTATTG CGTGGTGTCTCCGTAGTGAGGGTGTCAGCTCTGTCTTGCTGGGGGTGTCGAGTGCGGAGCAGTTGATAGAACACCTGGGCGCGCTACAGGTGAGCCGGGGACTCAGAGGCAGAGCCTCTCTGTCCCCCTCCCCAGGAGTCAAAGCCACGCTATGCAACTCAGGATGGCTCTATAAGGTCACACACTACAAAGTCCTCACTTGCAG GTGCTGA
- the KCNAB3 gene encoding voltage-gated potassium channel subunit beta-3 isoform X3 has translation MQVSIACTEQNLRSRSSEDRLCGPRPGPGGGNGGPAGGGHGNPPGGGGSGPKARAALVPRPPAPAGALRESTGRGTGMKYRNLGKSGLRVSCLGLGTWVTFGSQISDETAEDVLTVAYEHGVNLFDTAEVYAAGKAERTLGNILKSKGWRRSSYVITTKIFWGGQLARIPGTPPAGIRGHCLCQSLRPQLSYGGDCASHDLCHQPGPGPILGDIPMGGCRNHGECVTPPCPCPTTDSHFSRGYSKVHCTGGEGREENGSSALTTFFSPTPTQEAYSMARQFNLIPPVCEQAEHHLFQREKVEMQLPELYHKIGVGSVTWYPLACGLITSKYDGRVPDTCRASIKGYQWLKDKVQSEDGKKQQAKVMDLLPVAHQLGCTVAQLAIGRTLVFRDASEIYVVTVPHQFSFFLLWPQRGVSVVRVSALSCWGCRVRSS, from the exons ATGCAAGTGTCTATCGCGTGTACCGAGCAGAACCTTCGCAGCCGGAGCAGTGAGGACCGTCTGTGTGGACCCCGGCCGGGCCCCGGGGGCGGTAATGGCGGGCCGGCCGGCGGGGGGCACGGGAATCCTCCGGGGGGTGGAGGGTCTGGCCCCAAGGCCCGAGCTGCACTGGTTCCCCGACCCCCAGCGCCCGCTGGGGCCCTCCGAGAGAGCACCGGCCGAGGCACTGGCATGAAATACAG GAACCTAGGGAAGTCTGGTCTTCGGGTATCCTGTCTTGGCCTAG GTACCTGGGTCACATTTGGTTCTCAGATCTCAGATGAG aCAGCAGAGGATGTGCTGACTGTAGCCTATGAGCATGGTGTAAACCTGTTTGACACCGCCGAAGTGTACGCAGCAGGAAA GGCTGAAAGAACCCTAGGCAACATCCTTAAGAGCAAAGGTTGGAG GAGATCAAGCTATGTCATCACTACCAAGATTTTTTGGGGAGGACA GCTTGCGAGGATCCCTGGAACGCCTCCAGCTGGGATACGTGGACATTGTCTTTGCCAATCGCTCAGACCCCAACTGTCCTATGGAGG AGATTGTGCGAGCCATGACTTATGTCATCAACCAGGGCCTGGCCCTATACTGGGGGACATCCCAATGGGGGGCTGCAGAAATCATGGTGAGTGTGTGACCCCACCTTGCCCCTGTCCCACAACTGATTCCCACTTTTCACGTGGTTACTCCAAAGTCCACTGCACTGGGGgagaaggcagagaagaaaaCGGAAGTAGTGCTCTGACCACTTTCTTTTCCCCAACCCCAACCCAGGAGGCCTACTCCATGGCCAGACAGTTCAATCTGATTCCTCCAGTGTGTGAACAAGCGGAGCACCATCTGTTTCAGAGGGAGAAGGTGGAGATGCAGCTGCCAGAGCTCTACCACAAGATTG GAGTTGGATCAGTCACTTGGTACCCTCTAGCCTGTGGTCTCATTACTAGCAAGTATGATGGGCGAGTCCCAGATACCTGCAGGGCCTCCATCAAG GGCTACCAGTGGCTCAAGGACAAAGTGCAGAGTGAAGATGGCAAGAAGCAACAAGCCAAAGTCATGGACCTTCTTCCTGTCGCTCACCAGCTGGGCTGCACCGTGGCCCAGCTTGCTATTG GGAGGACGCTTGTCTTCAGAGACGCTTCTGAAATCTATGTGGTCACTGTTCCCCATcagttctcttttttcctcctctggcCCCAGCGTGGTGTCTCCGTAGTGAGGGTGTCAGCTCTGTCTTGCTGGGGGTGTCGAGTGCGGAGCAGTTGA
- the TRAPPC1 gene encoding trafficking protein particle complex subunit 1 translates to MTVHNLYLFDRNGVCLHYSEWHRKKQAGIPKEEEYKLMYGMLFSIRSFVSKMSPLDMKDGFLAFQTSRYKLHYYETPTGIKVVMNTDLGVGPIRDVLHHIYSALYVELVVKNPLCPLGQTVQSELFRSRLDSYVRSLPFFSARAG, encoded by the exons ATGACTGTCCACAACCTGTACCTGTTTGATCGGAATGGAGTGTGTCTGCACTACAGCGAATGGCACCGCAAGAAGCAAGCAGGGATTCCCAAGGAGGAG GAGTATAAGCTGATGTACGGGATGCTCTTCTCTATCCGCTCGTTTGTCAGCAAGATGTCCCCGCTAGACAT GAAGGATGGCTTCCTGGCCTTCCAAACTAGCCGTTACAAACTCCATTACTACGAGACGCCCACTGGGATCAAAGTTGTCATGAATACTGACTTGGGCGTGGGACCCATccgagatgtgctacaccacatCTACAGTGCG CTGTATGTGGAACTGGTGGTGAAGAATCCCCTGTGCCCACTGGGCCAAACTGTGCAAAGTGAGCTCTTTCGCTCCCGACTGGACTCCTATGTTCGCTCTCTGCCCTTCTTCTCCGCCCGGGCTGGCTGA